One window of the Lysobacter sp. S4-A87 genome contains the following:
- a CDS encoding dipeptidase yields the protein MRLPFVFGLTLSMAAAPASAASEAANRLAQEAIIVDTHIDAPGELMSHWDDLGVATPKKEFDYPRARQGGLDIGFMSIYTSPDEDDAGTAWQIANTQIDAVEAMIGRHPDKFAKVTSPADVARLRSGGKVLLALGMENGAPIGADLSQLAAFHRRGVRYITLAHSANNRISDSSYALQKKWGGLSPFGEKVVAEMNRLGIMVDVSHLSDDSIRDVLAVTDVPVIASHSGMRHFTPGFERNISDELAKAVAAEGGVVQLVFGTGFIDAKAASDLQASFQAEADFDRENAALVAAGKPARSKDDFEKAWKDAHPMPVTHIDAVLDQIDYAVKLIGIDHVGIGSDFDGVSGNLPVELKSVADYPNLVAGLQARGHSDADIHKILGGNLLRVWTAVEKAATAR from the coding sequence ATGCGTCTTCCGTTCGTCTTCGGCCTGACTCTTTCCATGGCCGCCGCGCCCGCATCGGCCGCCAGCGAGGCTGCGAATCGACTGGCCCAGGAGGCCATCATCGTCGACACGCACATCGACGCGCCCGGCGAGTTGATGTCGCACTGGGACGATCTGGGGGTGGCGACGCCCAAGAAGGAGTTCGACTATCCGCGTGCGCGCCAGGGCGGGCTCGATATCGGCTTCATGTCGATCTACACCTCGCCCGACGAGGATGACGCCGGCACGGCGTGGCAGATCGCCAACACGCAGATCGATGCGGTCGAGGCGATGATCGGCCGGCATCCGGACAAGTTCGCCAAGGTGACTTCGCCGGCCGACGTGGCGCGCCTGCGCAGTGGTGGCAAGGTGCTGCTGGCGCTGGGCATGGAGAATGGTGCGCCGATCGGCGCCGATCTTTCCCAGCTCGCGGCGTTCCACAGGCGCGGCGTGCGTTACATCACCCTGGCCCACAGCGCCAACAATCGCATCAGCGATTCGTCCTATGCGCTGCAGAAGAAGTGGGGTGGGCTGAGTCCGTTCGGTGAGAAGGTCGTCGCCGAGATGAATCGCCTGGGCATCATGGTCGATGTGTCGCACCTGTCGGACGATTCGATCCGCGACGTGCTGGCGGTGACCGATGTGCCGGTGATTGCGAGCCATTCGGGCATGCGCCATTTCACGCCGGGTTTCGAGCGCAACATCAGCGATGAGCTGGCCAAGGCAGTTGCGGCCGAGGGTGGTGTGGTGCAGCTGGTGTTCGGCACGGGCTTCATCGATGCGAAGGCGGCCTCGGATCTGCAGGCGTCGTTCCAGGCCGAGGCGGACTTCGATCGCGAGAATGCGGCGCTGGTGGCTGCTGGCAAGCCGGCGCGGTCCAAGGACGATTTCGAGAAGGCGTGGAAGGATGCGCACCCGATGCCGGTCACGCATATCGATGCGGTGCTCGACCAGATCGACTATGCGGTCAAGCTGATCGGCATCGACCATGTCGGCATCGGTTCGGACTTCGACGGTGTCAGCGGCAATCTGCCGGTGGAGCTGAAGTCGGTCGCCGACTATCCCAACCTGGTCGCGGGACTGCAGGCACGCGGCCACTCCGATGCGGACATCCACAAGATCCTGGGCGGCAACCTGCTGCGGGTGTGGACGGCTGTCGAGAAGGCTGCGACGGCGCGTTGA
- the hutI gene encoding imidazolonepropionase, producing the protein MTASTHPAWDGIVLGVSLATLDAPEGYAEIVDGALAWKDDLLTFVGARSDLPDAPQRLAREVIEGKGWITPGLVDCHTHLVFAGDRAREFELRLKGASYEDIARAGGGILSTVAATRAADESELLRQSLPRAHALITDGVTTLEIKSGYGLDFENERKMLRVARRLDQLGIGVRTTYLAAHALPPEYAGRSDDYIDAAIEWLPRLHQDGLVDAVDAFCEGIGFSPAQTRKLFQAARSLGLPVKLHADQLSDLGGAALAASFDGLSADHVEHTSLDSVRAMAAHGTVAVLLPGAFHVLRETRLPPLDAFREHGVAMAVATDCNPGTSPLQSLRQAMQLSCTHFRLTPEEALRGTTVHAARALGLHDRGVLRVGTRADFTLWNINHPADLCYWLGGRLAQAVYAGGHRVI; encoded by the coding sequence ATGACCGCAAGCACCCATCCGGCCTGGGACGGCATCGTCCTCGGCGTTTCCTTGGCCACGCTGGACGCGCCCGAGGGCTACGCCGAAATCGTCGACGGCGCGCTTGCCTGGAAGGACGACCTGCTGACCTTCGTCGGCGCCCGCAGCGACCTGCCTGACGCACCGCAACGCCTTGCCCGCGAAGTGATCGAAGGCAAGGGCTGGATCACGCCCGGCCTGGTCGACTGCCACACCCACCTGGTGTTCGCCGGCGATCGCGCACGCGAATTCGAGCTGCGCCTGAAGGGCGCCAGCTACGAGGACATCGCCCGTGCCGGCGGCGGCATCCTGTCCACCGTCGCCGCCACCCGCGCCGCCGACGAGAGCGAGCTGCTGCGGCAGTCGCTGCCGCGCGCACACGCGCTGATCACCGACGGCGTGACCACGCTGGAGATCAAGTCCGGCTACGGCCTGGACTTCGAGAACGAGCGCAAGATGCTGCGTGTCGCGCGCCGGCTCGACCAGCTCGGCATCGGCGTCCGCACCACTTATCTCGCCGCGCACGCATTGCCGCCCGAGTACGCCGGCCGCAGCGACGACTACATCGATGCAGCGATCGAATGGCTCCCGCGCCTGCACCAGGACGGCCTGGTCGATGCGGTCGATGCGTTCTGCGAGGGCATCGGTTTCAGTCCGGCGCAGACGCGCAAGCTGTTCCAGGCGGCGCGTTCGCTCGGGCTGCCGGTCAAGCTGCATGCCGACCAGCTCAGCGACCTGGGCGGTGCCGCGCTGGCGGCATCGTTCGACGGACTCTCCGCCGACCACGTCGAACACACCAGCCTCGACAGCGTGCGCGCGATGGCCGCCCACGGGACGGTCGCGGTGCTGTTGCCCGGCGCGTTCCATGTGCTGCGCGAAACCCGCCTGCCACCGCTGGACGCGTTCCGCGAACACGGCGTGGCGATGGCGGTGGCCACCGACTGCAATCCGGGCACGTCGCCGCTGCAATCGCTGCGGCAGGCGATGCAGCTTTCCTGCACGCACTTCCGCCTGACCCCGGAAGAAGCACTGCGCGGCACCACCGTCCACGCCGCCCGTGCGCTCGGACTGCACGACCGCGGCGTGCTGCGCGTGGGAACGCGGGCGGACTTCACCCTTTGGAACATCAACCATCCCGCCGACCTGTGCTACTGGCTCGGCGGCCGCCTGGCACAGGCGGTCTATGCCGGCGGACACCGCGTCATCTGA
- a CDS encoding 30S ribosomal protein THX, whose protein sequence is MGKGDRKTAKGKRYNSSYGNARSSSTVTKATGNAAAPVAKKATKTVAKAPAVKKAPAKKTASKE, encoded by the coding sequence ATGGGTAAGGGCGACCGCAAGACCGCCAAAGGCAAGCGCTACAACTCCAGCTACGGCAACGCCCGCAGCAGCTCGACCGTGACCAAGGCCACCGGCAATGCCGCTGCGCCGGTCGCCAAGAAGGCGACCAAGACCGTGGCCAAGGCCCCGGCTGTCAAGAAGGCTCCGGCCAAGAAGACCGCTTCCAAGGAATAA
- a CDS encoding MerC domain-containing protein produces the protein MSMPQIRPRRLLDRLGAFGSLLCAIHCALLPVLIATLPSLGVASWLGSSFEAGFVLFATGLGLFSTLWGYRRHRGLRALSLVVPGLLLLWLGVLFRPLHESLIPHAITMTLGGTLVGLGHLANLRLGHVHDATCVH, from the coding sequence ATGTCCATGCCGCAGATCCGCCCCCGCCGCCTGCTCGATCGCCTCGGCGCCTTCGGCTCGCTGCTGTGCGCGATCCACTGCGCGCTGCTGCCGGTGCTGATCGCGACGCTGCCGTCGCTGGGCGTTGCCAGCTGGCTGGGCAGCAGCTTCGAGGCCGGCTTCGTGCTCTTCGCCACCGGCCTGGGGCTCTTCAGCACCCTGTGGGGCTATCGCCGCCACCGTGGCCTGCGTGCGCTGTCGCTGGTCGTGCCCGGCCTTCTGCTGCTGTGGCTGGGCGTGCTGTTCCGCCCCCTGCATGAAAGCCTGATCCCGCACGCAATCACGATGACCCTCGGCGGCACGCTGGTCGGGCTGGGGCACCTGGCGAACCTGCGCCTGGGGCATGTGCACGATGCGACCTGCGTGCATTGA